TTAGAGCTCTTAGAGTTTGCGAGAAGCCCACGCTCTTTTTTATTGTTGTTGCTGTCTCCACGATCGTAGGAGGAATCAGAGAAGTCCATTAGGATGGAGGGAGGGAAAGACAGTGGTAGAGCTAGCCTCCGCCAGTGGTGCCATCATGGTCGGAGAAacgaattttatataatttttttagaaataattttaattaaatattttttttgataatattgtcAAAGGAttagtaatctggatagccatcttCTCCGAAAGATAATGTACATTGctaagataatttaaattatcatctaaaaaatatattaaatatagtaATATGATGGATCTATTTTAAATTATGAATAATTTGAATATATTGTCAGTTAGTAAATAtaatttgaggataaaattaatattttttttttcaaatgccTAATGCAGTGGTATGATGCAAATGACGTGATGTCTGACGATTAAAACCTGCAGGAAGTTGTCAGAGGGCATCCAGTTGTCAAAAATATCTGCCGTTAGACTAAAGTTTGAGACATAACATATAAAATAATTCATCAAAGAttagttttgtttttttttttttggtttttttttttgataaaaaaagattagTTTTGTTTGAAGCCGGCCTTGAGGCCCAGAAGGGAAGACACTAGTCCAGCTGAAAAGACGTCCGCTAtttgtgccttttttttttttaagtattttacGGATTTGTCCATTTTCTCAGTCTTCGTACTTTTGTACATTCTTTTTCCTGTTTTCGCAGCTGGTCCACTCTTTGTCCTATATGGCTGTTGGTAATTGGCAGATATGTTTAAATTGAGCCAATCACTTGATGCCACATTTGAGCTAGAAACGAGCGGGCAAGAGGGTAGCGTTATAGCATGTTCCACTTTACGCGCGCCGAACCAACCGCCGTCTCCATCCGCAGGATCCTCGCCGAAATCTTTCATTCCCCTCCTCCTTCCCCCGTCGGGGTTCAGATTGTATCACACgacttgatctttttttctcgCGATGTCGACCATTGGATCGCATTCTACACAAATCTCGAGGCATCCATAAGATCTTCACTCATCCTTTGGTATAGATCTGGAAGCGACCGTAGCGCAATCCAATGGTGGATGCGTGCGAAGGAAGGGAATCCTTATCTCGCGCACTTGCCCCCCAAAGGTGACGTGTTGAATCATCCACGTGGAATCCAACGGCGGTCCGAAAAGACGGCTCTATTCGGCCACCGCCAACGCTTCATACTTTCACCATCGACTTTCAAAGCCGGTGACTCGGCCCCTTTGCAACTCCCCACTTCCGTCCCCAAACACCGTCGCCAGAACGAAGCCTTTGTTGCCAGCTCTCTCTTCACTTCTAAGAGAGAACcagacgagagagagagagatgggcgagGCCGTCGGACCCCACGTCCTGGTGATCCCCTACCCAGCCCAGGGCCACATGCTCCCCCTCCTGGACCTCGTCCACCTCCTCTCTTCCCGCGCCCGCCTCGCCGTCACCATCGCCGTCACTACCAAGAACCGGCACCTTCTCGACCCTCTCCTCTCTCGCTCCCCCACCGTCGTCCCCCTCGTCCTCCCGTTCCCTGACTATCCGGCTCTCCCCCCAGGCGTCGAGAACGCCAAGGGCCTACCCCTCGCCTTCTTCCGCCCCCTCACCCACGCCCTCGCCGGCCTCCAAGACCCCCTCCTCCGCTGGGCCCACTCCACTCCCCATCCCCCCACCGCCATCATCTCCGACTTCTTCCTCGGCTGGACCTCCGACCTCGCCGCCCAGTTGGGCATCCCCCGCCTCGTCTTCTCCCCCTCTGGTGCCCTCGTCGTCGCCGTCTTACACGTCCTCTGGCGCCGGATGCCCGAAAGATCCGATCCTGACGACCCCGATTGCCCCATCTCCTTCCCGGAAATCCCCAATTCCCCTGCTTTACCCCGGCACCAGCTCTCCTTTCTCTACCGGACCCACATAGTCGGAGAACCGCTCTCGGAGTTCATAAAGGAGGGATTTTTAAAGAACATCGCGAGCTGGGGGTTCGTCGTCAACACCTTCGCCGACCTGGAGCGGGTCTATCTGGACCACCACCGGAACGATCTGGGGCACCCCCGGGTCTGGGCGGTGGGGCCCCTGGCCCCGCCGGACGGCCCCGCTGAGCGCGGTGGTGGGGCATCCGCCGCCGTCGGCGAGATCATGACGTGGCTGGACGGCTGCCCGGAGGGGTCTGTGCTGCTGGTGGCCTTCGGGAGCCAGCAGGTGCTGGCGCCGCCACAGGCGGCGGCGCTGGCTGAAGGGTTGGAGCGGAGCGGGGCGAGGTTTATCTGGTGCGCGACGGAGGCGACGGTGGTGCCGAAGGAGTTCGAGGGGCGCGTAGCGGGTCGAGGGCTGGTCGTGCGGGGGTGGGCGCCGCAGGTGGCGATCCTGGGACACCGGGCGGTGGCCGCGTTCTTGACTCACTGCGGGTGGAACTCAGTGCTGGAAGCTGTAACTGCGGGGGTGGCGATGCTGACGTGGCCGATGGGCGCGGACCAGTTCTGGAACGCAAGGCTGGTGGTGGAGGAGGCCGGGGTCGGGGTGGCGCTGTGCGACGATGCCGACGCGGTGCCGAACGCGGACGAGTTGGCCCGCGTCGTGGCCGAGTCGCTGGGCGAGTCGGGGAAGGGGATGAGGGAGCGCGCAAAGGAGCTGAGTCGAAGAGCTTTGGATGCGGTAAAAGGCGGGGGAAGCTCGTACAAGGATCTGGAGGGGTTGGTGGCCGAGCTTTCCAAGATCCGGGTCAAATGAAATATTTTGGTTGTTTTAAGCCGCCACGGTAATTTGAATCCTTGGGCAACCTTTTGGGAAAATGGTACCTTCCAATTAAGGTAATAAATGTTGGCTTCGCTTGCACCAGAACTTGGTTCAACCTAAGTGATGCAGCCACAAagtttaaattatatattttctgcttttcttattatttattgtGCTAAGTCGCTGTGTAGACATCATGCATTGCAAAAAATTCATTTTGCGAATAATGTTATGAGTTTCGCACAATTCTAAAAGAAGTGTATAAGATGCCTTAGAAACATTATATTTCGTTAAATTCTTGTTAGGACAAAATAATTTGACTTTTTCCGTAGAGCAAAAACATCTAAAGTTTGAATAATTCAAATGGAGcagagaaaagtaagtttgaactAAAATAGGGCTTTAAATTATGAAAGTGTTCATGAATAGCTTCCGCTCAGGTTAGAATTTGGCGTGGCAAAAAAGAGGGCCCAGCTCAAACCGAATTTCTAGATCATGTGATAATCGTACGGTGTTTCTGTACCCGTTAACTTATGATGGGCTGCAAGGGGTAGGGTTGTATCTTTTgtgtgaaagaatgattgatcttttttcatAGTGCTAATCATTGgatcatatattatataaatcGTAAAGTACTTTAACTTTTCTCTTCTATCTATTTATATAGATCTCGAAATAGCCATCATAGTGAACCTTATAAAAGAAGGTGAATCGTTATTTTGTATCAAAGATATGACCTGGACCCATAATAACATGACCTCAGCTTAGGTGGTTAGCATCCAAGCTTGGAACTCTGATGAATCCTAAGCTACACTAGAAAATTTTTGGGATCTGTTTGGTTCACTACTAGGATTAATTGAAATTAGAATCAGGATTGAAATGGATtgaaatgaaaatcaaaataattatgttCTCCGACGTAtttgattcatgattagtattaGAATCGAAATAATATTAGAATGCTAGAGGAGAATCTGCATTGGATTTTGGaggattgaaaaattttattctttttggaATCAAAATGAAAATAGAATTCCTCCCTGATCAAACAGctacagtgaaaattattcatttttattttcattccaatttcagaCCCAACTTCTGTCAATCGAACATCCTTTTGATGTAACGAAGATAAACTCCAATAGCACAATAATTGGCTTGTGTTGAGCTCATTTGcaattacaaggacaaccaatttGATGGAATGGGAAAATATATACCTTAGTTAGCATGAAACAAATAGGCCTATTGGTGGTAGTTGGCAGAACACTGAAGAATTATGCTAAATTATTACATTATAAGAGGCCCTATTGCTGGAAAGAAAACAAcagatcttttttttatttaaaaaaaactgTGTCGACTTCCTATTATTTTTTGAGGAATATTGTCGTGGACAGAAGGTTACCTTGCAAAATTTGAACCTGGAAACTTGCCCAAATGGAGATACATAGCACAATCCGTTGAATATGAAGTGTTTGTTAATGCTGCACCATTTGCATCTTGGGCATCAGACTTTTGACCAAATCAGTCATTGAACAACCATGGTATTTCTGAGGCTGTTCAGCAGTGGCCTCAAATCATCCGATCTAatgttctaccaaaaaaaatcatCCGATATAATGACAATACAAGTAAGTTTCTTGCTCTCAAAAAGCTATCATACAACCTCAAGCCTTCCTCCCCTCCATCTGAAAAAATGGAAAATGTAATATTGgatgagtctctctctctctctctctctctctctctctctctctctcttctgtctgtttgtaaaatttaaaaagaaaaacttaTGGTGAAGCTGCTGTGGCATGATTAATGAATGGCCTAATGATGCATCTCCAAGTATTCAGATTCCGATAATATGACATTGGGTGGTTCTCTCTCACtccccctctccttctctctctttccttttctccCTATGGGGGTATTTGGTATGAGATGATCCATCCAAGATTAAGGATGATGTGGGTGGAGGTCATAAGATCACTTTATTTGGTTGCACCATGGTGATTCTACGTGGCGGTGATTTCAAATCACCTTCACTCCTTAAATCACCGTTCAATACGGTGATAGAAAATCTATTTTGAGGATGGATATCCAACATCACTTTATTACGgtgatcttatattaaaatattaacacATGTTAACCAAAATATTCTGACGATTGAGAGATTttcaagaagagaaaatcattttttttttttgctgtgatATTTTTTGCGCGCACATGGGGTGGGTAGTTGAGGCGTCTTCTCCATGGAAGAGAAGGAATGTACGTGGATACTTGAAACATCATCTCCACggaagaaaaaaatcttttcttttgTCCTCATATTGATTAGAAAGAGGGCATCATTTCCACAGAAGAGAAGGAAATCTTTTCTTcaagaagaaaaatttatttggttttgttttaaatttttctctATCCCAATTCTCAATCCCAACTCCCAAACAAGTTATCAAAGATACTTTTAATATTATATAGTTGGTGAACTGGAATTTTTGTAGCATATCAAACAAGTAGCTTGTATATATCCGAAGATCTTTAATTACTGCACTATGGCAAATCAAACATAATGATCTTAGATTACTACAGATTAGATTATCTTAGGATTTGGATCACCAGTAATCTTAGATCACCACGATGATCCAAATTGGGTCATCAAACGCCATCTGTATGTTTCttcaagatttgaaaagaaaacGGTGGAGCCGATCTAGCATGATTAGTGAGTGACCTAATCTATTCCACGTGCAGAACTTAAAAGttcaagagagagaaagatccgTCTTTGGTTGAAGTTGGTTTGGTATTGTTAGACTACACGATGCTTGGATTCATGTCTGGTTTTATGGGACATCTATCACGAGGTCCACCGAACTTGGGACCAGATCAAGCATAGCTTATTAATATTAATGTTAATTATATAGTTCGCATCCCTAACCTAGAATTACCATAGATTAATATGATACTGAAGGGAATAGGTACAATATCAAATAATCAGAAACCATGATTCTGATTATTGaccttttttgttttttatttttttggtaaagtTTAATTTGCTCATTTTGAAAGATAGTTGCAACACAGGTCAGCCAAACCAGCTATGAGAGGCTAAGGTTGGGAAGATCGTATATATACaacttaaaagaaattttttgattgatgatctGATAAATAATTCAGATTACAGTTTATGATTTCCTTTTGTTAGTTGGTATTTCATGAATATAACAAACCAGCCTTGAGTGCGGAGCATGGAGAGCCCTCCCTTGCAAGAAGCTATTAAGTGAAAACTAGCCAAATCTCATATTTTGCTTTACATGTGAGGGATCCTAAGAAAACCATTATATGTTGTATTTTCTgttactcatagatatctttttttcaaacaaattatctataaattttaaaaatcacaatTGAGGTCCTAATTAACTGGTTGAGTTGGAAAACCCACCGGGTGTAGATTCCAATTACTTGGATTCTATCCTTCCTACACTTTGATTTTGACTGGCCTTCCATGCgaacattcaaaaatttttaaagcttAATTTTGCAAGTAACCCcttttatctcaattttttaaGTTTCTTTTCATGCTAGCAAGATGGTTAAACATGGAGAAATAGATGGTGACATTCTTTGTTTTCTGGTGACCAATGAGAAATTTCTGATGATATATTCATTCAAGCCGTTAGCACTTCTATATAATATTTTTCATTTGCATGCTTTGAAGCTTTTGTTGAGTAATGTCATGGGATACTAAT
Above is a genomic segment from Elaeis guineensis isolate ETL-2024a chromosome 1, EG11, whole genome shotgun sequence containing:
- the LOC105061107 gene encoding UDP-glycosyltransferase 89B2-like, which encodes MGEAVGPHVLVIPYPAQGHMLPLLDLVHLLSSRARLAVTIAVTTKNRHLLDPLLSRSPTVVPLVLPFPDYPALPPGVENAKGLPLAFFRPLTHALAGLQDPLLRWAHSTPHPPTAIISDFFLGWTSDLAAQLGIPRLVFSPSGALVVAVLHVLWRRMPERSDPDDPDCPISFPEIPNSPALPRHQLSFLYRTHIVGEPLSEFIKEGFLKNIASWGFVVNTFADLERVYLDHHRNDLGHPRVWAVGPLAPPDGPAERGGGASAAVGEIMTWLDGCPEGSVLLVAFGSQQVLAPPQAAALAEGLERSGARFIWCATEATVVPKEFEGRVAGRGLVVRGWAPQVAILGHRAVAAFLTHCGWNSVLEAVTAGVAMLTWPMGADQFWNARLVVEEAGVGVALCDDADAVPNADELARVVAESLGESGKGMRERAKELSRRALDAVKGGGSSYKDLEGLVAELSKIRVK